From the genome of Vibrio porteresiae DSM 19223, one region includes:
- the fliJ gene encoding flagellar export protein FliJ, whose translation MNSALEFLLEQAKENENKAVMALGQARTELQNYYRQIEQIEQYRLDYCQQLVDRGKSGLTASAYGHLQRFLNQLDETLSKQRQAENHFKQQVTNCEQHWLERRKQRRSYEWLIEKKQHDALVLQEKRDQKMMDEFSTLSFNRRRLNSEH comes from the coding sequence ATGAACAGTGCGTTGGAGTTCTTACTAGAACAAGCTAAAGAGAATGAAAACAAAGCCGTGATGGCGCTTGGTCAGGCTCGTACTGAGCTGCAAAACTATTACCGCCAAATTGAGCAAATCGAACAGTATCGTTTAGATTACTGCCAACAACTGGTTGATCGCGGTAAATCTGGATTAACCGCAAGCGCATATGGTCATCTTCAGCGCTTTTTGAATCAATTAGATGAAACCTTATCTAAGCAGCGTCAAGCTGAAAATCATTTTAAGCAGCAGGTTACCAACTGTGAGCAACATTGGTTGGAGCGGCGTAAACAACGACGTTCTTACGAATGGTTAATCGAGAAGAAACAGCATGATGCGCTGGTGCTTCAAGAAAAACGCGATCAAAAAATGATGGATGAATTTTCCACCTTAAGTTTTAACCGCCGCCGCCTTAATTCCGAACACTAA